The DNA region ttgtaTGTATAGCTCACAAATATAATtttaaagtatgcattaaggtgacaaaaacgaatgtagacattaataaatgcatttctatagcttccaaaatattttttacaatggcgggggagtgccaagatggaggcacgatGGCTTCAATACAGCACCCCCAATCAGTTACCTCttgaatatacactatatatacaaaagtatgtgaacacatcttcaaattagtggattctgctatttcagccacacccgttgctgacaggtgtataaaatcgagcacacagccatgcaatatccatagacaaacattgtcagtagaatggccctaaaaatcgtctgtcctcggttgcaacactcactaccgtgtTCGTcaagggagcttcatgaaatgggtttccatggccgagcagccgcacagaagcctaagatcaccatgggcaatgccaagcgtcggatggagtggtgtaaagcttgccgccatttgactctggagcagtggaaacgcgtactctggagtgacgaatcacgcttctccatctggcagtccgacggacaaatctgggtttggcggatgccaggagaacgctacatgccccaatgcatagtgccaactgtaaaaattggtggaggaggtataatggtctggggctgtttttcatggttcgggctaggctccttagttccagtgaagggaaatcttaacgctacagtatacaatgacattctagacgattctgtgcttccaaatttgtggctaCAGTTTgcggaaggcccttttctgtttcaacatgacaataccCCAGTGctcaaagtgaggtccatacagaaatgttttgtagaGATTGGTGTGGAGAACTTGACTGGcatgcacagagtcctgacctcaaccccatcgaacacctttgggatgaattggaacgccgactgcgagccaggcctaatcacccaacatcagtgctcgacctcactaatgctcttgtggctgaatagaagcaagtccccgcagcaatgttccaacatctagtgcaaagccttcccagaagagtggaggctgttatagcagcaaaggggggacgaacaccatattaatgcacatgattttggaatgagatgttcgacgagcaggtgtccacatacctttggtcatgaaGTGTAGAAATCATTCGTTAAGACAGGAGTAATTGTTGTGAAGTTGTACTGAATAGCATTGTGAATATATGTCATATCAAGAGACTATGCCTGATTATTCATGTAACACACTGACAGTGTTACATTAAGAACAGGTGTTTAGAAATGCTTTCAGAGAGAAAGGAAAGCGGACATGACAGCGTGAACAAAATGTTATATGGATTAATCAAAGCGTCTAAGAGTACTATACCCATTAAGTTTTTCACAGAATAATACATTGCAGTTATTTAAAGTGTTTTATCTGAAATTCCAAATACAGTATGAACAAATGACCTGCATATAATAATATTCTAAAATATATCACAACACGTACGCAGAAAATTGACTATCTGGACTCCAGATTGATAAAATAGAGTATATTTTTGGAGGGCGGCAGTACATTTCAGTAGAGATTGCATGCTTATATCATACATAAGTGTATCTTGCTCCAGTCATATGCTAATAATACACTATTCAATGACAGAAGTGGCAATGGGGCTGAGAAATATCTTTACATGAACACTGATGAATTTGATGTCTACATTATCTAATTGACTGTCAATTTCACACTTTCACATGGTAATGACAGTTAGACTGTGTCTTCTGCAGTTTTTGCCTCATCAACTGCTCTCAACCCTTCGTTGCTGGCTTCTTTTGCAGCATTGTCCTGGCTGGACTCTTCTTCTTTTTCCTCCAGTTTAgccttcctttcctcctcctttttctctTTGTGCAACAACCGGTAGTTGATACCCATCCCAACAAACAGGAACACACTGGCAATGATAAGGATCACCCCACAGCTCTGATAGGTGTATTGGTAGTCATTGTAGATGTCTTTGAATTTACCTGtggcaaaacaaaatattaatTCTAAATTGTATCATAAGTTAATAGTCTTTACTTTTCATAAAAATAAACCAGTTAGATGATTGCACGTCTTTATATAGAAACAAGGCGCATAAGTAAACTACAAATACATGTACGTGTGCACATACTCACCTAGCAAAGGGGGTCCTAGCAAGACAGGCCCACACTCCACGATGGTGACCAGTCCCACTGCACTGGAGAAGCGCTGGGTTCCCACCAGGTCCATGAGCGTCTCAAACAGCACCGCACTCAGCCAGCCGAAGGCAAAGCCAAAGAAGATGGCGTAGATAACGAAGCCTGTGTAGTCCACGGAGACGGGGGCCAGGACGTGGCACACACCATTCAACAGCACAGAGCAGGCAAAGAAGTACTGCACCCTCGGTCGTATCCACTTGGTATTGGCCACAATGCCCATGGAGGGCCGGGCCACCATGTCCACAAAGGCCAGGACTGACAGCAGGAAGGCTGCCTTCTCTTTAGGGATGTCCCTGCTCTTGGCAAAGTTACTAAGGAACACCAGTGGGGAAAAGAGGCCAAAGAACATGATGACGTTACCCATGAGGTAGAGCACAAAGCCCCGGTGTTTGAACAGCGAGAGGTCGATAAAACTGTTGCACTTCTGCCCACACGTCATACTCTCTTTGGCAGCGTCTTCACTTTTCAAGGAAGGCTGTGGTTTTGGTCCAATTGGTCTCATGAGAGAGCCAGCCACGCAGCAGTTGAACAGCAGGCCTCCCAGGATCAGGAAGCTGCCCCTCCAGCCAAACTGGTCAAAGAACCAGCTGTTGAGAGGTGCCAGGGTGGACAGGAACACCGGGCTGCCTGCCATGGCAATTCCATTGGCGATGGGCCGCTTATGGTAGAAGTACTTCCCAATCATAGTAAGGGCTGGGTTCAGATTGAAGGCCAGTCCCAAACCTGTTGAAATACATTAAAACAGTTTAAAAAATAAGACTTATATATAGTGAATTCCCATTGGCTTTAGTCTAGATACAGGATAATAGAGTGGTGATAATGTTCCTAAAGAGTTCCCTAGAGTGCGATAAAGGTCCTTAACAGCCACAACTAATTGTGATCATGAATGAAAGAGGCCTACCTCTTACAGTGGTGGAAACAGTATTCAATTGTCATAAACATAAAACTTAAAAGGAAATACTATACATCAAGTTCCTTATATTATGCAAACTAGACGGCACAAtgttcttgtttttttattttttacggacagacaggggcacactccaacactcagacatcatttacaaacagagtatttatgtttagtgagtccgccagatcagaggcagtatggaTGACAACGCGTTATATTGATAagtggaccatattgctgtcctgcctgagtaTTCAAAATGTAAGGAGTATTTTTGGGtgtgggaaaatgtatgggagtaaaaagtacatattgtctttagaaatgtagtggagtaaaagtaaaagttgtcaaaaatataaatagtaaagaagtacttcaaagtatttttacttagttactttagATCACTGACCTCCAACCACTCCTACACAGAAGTACAGTCCTTCCACTGAGTTGCAGAAGGAGGCAGCAATCAGTCCACAGCCAGACAGGAATCCTCCACACATCATGACTGGACGACTCCCATACTTATTAACCAGGATACTGCTGATAGGACCTGAGACAAACACACACGTCACAAATGACAAATGCAACAGAAAACAGTCAAGATGGTTCATGCGTTGGAAAGAGTCACATTAGACAAATATGCCCAAGCAAAACTGACTATACCATTATGACTATTGAAATCTGACCTTTATAGGATGGCAAAATCACATTTTGAATTCCTTTCGCTTTATTAACATGGTTTTAAGTATGTTCATTGAGAAGATTCCTTCCTTTATTCTAAAGGTGAAAAGGAAAAAGGAAAGTATTATAAGCAAAGCCAGATAACTTGAGAGAGATGACCACTAGAGGTCCCCAAAGCCACAGCTCTGAGAAACACAACTTGTGTAATGATTTCTCTCACTGCAGCACTGCAGCAATTTCTCTGGTCTAGCCACTGTTCGCAATGCAATCTCACACAAAACAAGACAATCGTGATGAAACCAGAGATTGTGAGGTGTCACTACGGTTAGTGTATTACTAACGTATGTGCTGAGACTGAAAAAAGTCTCTAAAGAGCAATTCAGAACTAGGCTACTGTAAaagcctgcttcagtctgctcTGTGGGTGATAGTGTGTGTGCAGGATGTTATGTGTGCGTGTAAGAGAGAGGTTTTGTATAGAAAAAATAAGTTAAAAGTACTTGGACACAGGATGTAATTAGGACTGAAACCATAAAGTACATTGCATTTCATGTCCACTGTCTCCTAGCAGCATAGTTAGCACAGCATAAAATCAATAGAGTAGGCTACACTTAAGGCGTCCACTTCCCAGAcaaaacagtttgtgcatatattatgatgacatttggtgatgtttttgttgtttttggaCTTTGGTAAGGGATTTGTCGGCTGTATGagcacacacatttttttctcAAGGCCAGCTGAAGTTCGGGAGCCGAACGAAGTCTATGCCCCTTCGTCGGTgactggtcaacagtagggattcttcaataaagtatttgtCGTCATTCAACGAgatatttagtcatttagcagactctcttatccagagcgacttacagtagtgttaatgagtgcatacatttgtcgtACTTTTTTGTACTGTTCCCACGTGGGAATCAAACCTACAACCCTAGTGTTGCAAGAGCCATGATCTACctacatcttagttagatgtaaaattgcgcaactaagatctccttggcaaaaacgtaaaaatgtatgacagatttcttaaattatcttagattaattgtgactattttgaggacatgtatactggctatggcgtctcaaaatggacaaacagtactattgccacttttttctcttttttcaagcaaaggtcttttaagggagtatgccgAACTCAAGAATGCTGAATCCTTTAGGCAGACTCATTCCCTATGGGTATCCTACCATAGGTCCCATGTAATAGTAAATACTATCCCTTAATTTTGAAAGATGGGAACAATACATTAAAAGGGAAATGACCTTTGTCCCACTCGTTCTGCTGTCTAAATATACAGTTTATTGTCTATTGATGTGACTTGATAAACATACTCCACATTTTTCTAATCAATGATGGCCTCAAGTTCACCCCGCAGTCTACTACTACAGTAAGTGCCCTATCATCTTCCATACTGGAAGCTTTGTAGGCAGTTCACAATAGcatcgttttgtttttgtcttagACTGCAACATATTAATTCCATTTAGGTGTGGCTGAATCTGAGGTTTTGGCACACCAATTCAAGGTAACTACAGATCATAAACTGAGCATAACCACAGCAAGCTCACTACAATATGTAAACATATGCCTAGATGACATGCAGAGTTCAGCTGGCAGCATGCCCACTCTCTGTCTGGCTTACAACAACAGGGCCTAAATGGGAGCGAAGATCCACGTGGAAGATGCTTCAGCCTCCCTGCCAAATCCCAGCACCACTGAAGGAACCTAAATGGAATGTGACAGTTTTGTTTAGAGGTTGTCCAGACTCATTTGCCAGCTTGGAACACAACAAAGGCTTCTTAGAAACTAATGCAGGCGAAGGCTAAGCACCAACAAAGAGCCGGTCCCCTCCCTTTACAAAGACGAGCTGgtaagggggaaaaaagtatgagGAGGTAGCCTATGACCAAACCTGACAATGTAAGAGATTACGAGAAGGATAGGTAAGAAATTCAAGAGGGGACAAGTGGACTGCTTCCAATTATTCAGTGAATGTATACATTTTCCATAACATGATTTTTTTCATAGCATTCATGGATGACACACAAATACTCTTCAATAAAGTGTTATGGCAACTTACAGTTAAATAAGGCAAGCAACACAATACATTTTCTGTTGCGCAAGAAGGCCTACATGCAAAAATTGAGCATGTATGGATTGCCACTGTGCTGCTGCTTGGTATTTTGGGGTCTAGGCAGGTTACTGTACTTCACAACAActgtaaaaaaatacaaatatatttgatTCAATGACTCATTGATTCATTGAACTACAATCTAGAAGAACACATATTGTGTGCTGTGCACTGTTGGTCATCACCCCCATCTTAAGGCTTaccgccctgactcaggggactcgtatatgttgagtcagggtgtgtatattctttgttatgtagtattttctatgtgggatctagtatgtttagttctatgttggccagtgtggttcccaatcagaggcagctgtcgctcgttgtctctgattggggaccatacttaggcagcctattggcactattgagttgtgggatcttgttccggttaaggtttgttgtttctaccttggacttcacgtttcgtttgttgttttgtcgtggtgtttataaCTTAATAAACATggacgtatatcacgctgcgccttggtctgacctgtcattgaacgaacgtgacagaagagcccaccaaacgaggaccaagcagcgtgcccaggcggagcggattgccatgtcacaggtggccaaattgtggtcatgggaggagatatttgcggggaaaggaccatgggctaaggtagatgcccaggcaggagaggagcaacggcaacatggaggaggccggtcgaggaggaagcccgagaagcagccccaataacattttggggggggggcacacggggtggttggcggagcctagggttagagcagaccATCATGCACAGGCAGTGATGTGTCCAGAGCCCAGCTAACAGGCAACCTACACAGAACTCCGAGAGGGAAAACTGGAATCTATTGCGAACAGTCTGAGACAATCGTGCTGCATAACCCAGTGACCTGGCTTTCACCAATGCAGCTCCTGAATGTGCACCTGAGCTAGGTGCTACATTTTGATGGAATGTGCTGCTGACAATAAATACCAGTGATTCACTGATCTGGTGTGGGGCAGCCACGGCAGCTTTGTACATCAATAGGTTAATGACTGCTTATCCGTCTAAGTGGAccatacttacacacacactgctggtcCCTTATATACTAAATTAGGAATATGGTTCAGAAATCATTCAAGAATTCATTAAGTGCTGCTATTACTGAAGCTTGACCTACTATACTGTGTATAGGGTTTGTGCAACTACACGTGAAACATACCGGCACTAATTCTCTCAGGAGTTCAGTGTTTTGGTAATTACTCTGACAGTTATTTTTCTTCCACATGTTATTGTAAACAGGCACTACTACTAAGCCGGCTGAAAATGCTGGCGATTTGTGCAGCTAATAACTATGTTTAGTAACTTTTCTGAGACAACACCGTGCCAGTTTGTTCCGTTCATCTCCACTCCTGGAGAGAAAACAGACAATGCTGACAATGCTTTCTTATCTAGCACCAGACCTCATCTTGAGGGACAAGGAGCATGAGAAGGAGAGTCCCTCTGATTACTGTTCTGTCTGTGCGTGTTGATGAAAAGAGTCATATCACCGGTTCACTGGGCAGACCTGTTTAACATCACCCAGCATTTGATTCACCCCAGTCCCCGCCGGTACAGGAACCCAGACCaaccgacacacacacagtggtctgCCTGACTTTCATGTAGGCCATTTCATCTCCTCAGCCTCAGATGTCACCTGGGACAACATTCATGTGATCAGagcattaacacacacactggaaagcgAGGAACCTCATCCATGGACTCaggagacagagatgagagagcaagagagagagagagagagagagagagagagggagaaacagaaaaccgaagaaaagtaacaacagtgacaaatggtttgatgaagaatgcaaaaacctaagaaagaaattgagaaatctatccaaccaaaaacatagagacccagaaaacctgagcctacgccttcactatggtgaatcactaaaacaatacagaaatacactatggaaaaagaaggaacagcatgtcagaaatcagctcaatgtaattgaagaatccatagactaaccacttctgggaaaattggaaaacactaaacaaacaacaacacgaagagctatctatccaaaaaggagatgtatgggtaaaccacttctccaatctttttggccctataacaaagaacaaacagcaaaaaatatatacatgatcaaatgcaaatcttagaatcaactattaaagactaccagaacccactggattctccaattacattgaatgaactacaggacaaaatacaaaccctccaacccaaaaaggcctgtggtgttgatggtatcctcaatgaaatgataaaatatacagacctcaaattccaattggctatacttaaactatttaacatcatccttagctctggcatcatccccaatatttggaaccaaggactgatcaccccaatcaacaaaagtggagacaaatttgaccccaataactaccttGGGaaatgcgtcaacagcaaccttgggaaaatcctctgcattatcattaacagcagactagctcatttcctcagtgaaaacaatgtactgagcaaatgtcaaattggctttttaccaaatgaccgtacgacagaccacgtattcaccctgcacaccctaattgacaaacaaacaaaccaaaacaaaggcaaagtcttctcatgctttgttgatttcaaaaaagcttttgactcaatttagcatgagggtctgctgtacaaattgatggaaagtggggttgggggaaaaacatacgacattataaaatccatgtacacaaacaacaaggcactagaacagtctgcagcacccggcctcaccctactagaatctgaagtcaaatgtctagtgtttgctgatgatctggtgcttctgtcaccaaccaaggagggcctacagcagcacctagatcttctttacagattctgtcagacctgggccctgacagtaaatcttagCAAGACAAAAATAATGCTGTTCCAAAAAAGCTCCAGTTGCAAgtaccacaaatacaaattccatctagacaccgttgccctagagcacacaaaaaacgatacatacctgggcctaaacatcagcgccacagctaacttccacaaagctatgccatcaaaaggaacatcaaatttgacataccaattaggatctggctaaaaatacttgaatcagttatagaacccattgccctttatggttgtgaagtctggggtccgctcaccaaccaataattcacaaaatgggacaaacaccaaattgagacagaattctgcaaaaatatcctttgtgtacaacaaaaaacacaaaataatgcatgcagagcagaattaggccgatacccgctaattatcaaaatccagaaattaGCCAtcaaattctataaccacttaaaaggaagtgattcccaaaccttccataacatagccatcacctacaaagagatgaacttggagaagagtcccctaagtaagctggtcctggggctctgttcacaaacacaaacagaccccacagagccccaggacaacaacaacaacacaattagacccaagcaaatcatgagaaaacaaaaagagaattacttgacacattggaaagaattaacgtAAAAACAGagaaaactagaatgctatttggctctaaatagagagtacacagtggcataaTACCTgcccactgtgactgacccaaacttaaggaaagccttactatgtacagactcagtgagcatagccttgctatagagaaaggccgccgtaggcagacctggctctcaagagaagacaggctatgttcacactgcccacaaaatgaggtggaaactgagctgcacttcctaacctcctgccaaatgtatgaccatattagagacacatatttccctcagattacagagatccacaaagaactcgaaaacaaacccaatttggataaactcccatatctattgggtgaaataccacagtgtgcaatcacagcagatgtgtgacctgttgccacaagaaaagggcaaccagtgaagaacaaacaccattgtaaatacaacccatatttatgtttatttattttcccatttgtactttaactatttgcacattgttacaacaccgtacactaccggtcaaaagttttagaacacttactcattcaagggtttttctttattttgactattttctacattgttgaataatagtgaagacatcaaaactatgaaataacacatatggaatcatgtagtaaccaaaaaagtgttaaacaaatcaaaatatattttatatttgagattcttcaaatagccaccatttgacttggtgacagctttgcacactcttggcattctctcaaccagtttcatggggtagtcacctggaatgcatttcaattaacaggtgtgccttcttaaaagttaatttatggaatttctttccttcttaatgcgtttgagccaatcagttgtgttgtgacaaggtagggagggtatacagaagatagccctatttggtaaaataccaaagtccatattatgtcaagaacagctcaaataagcaaagagaaatgacagtccatcattacttcaagacatgaaggttggtcaatacggaacatttcaagaacttaaaaaacatttcttcaagtgcagtcgcaaaaaccatcaagcgctgtgatgaaactggctctcatgtggaccgccacaggaatggaagacccagagttacctctgctgcagaggaaaagttcattagagttaccagcctccgaaattgcagcccaaataaacgcttcacagagttcaagtaacagacacatctcaaaatcaactgttcagaggagactgtgtgaatcagaccttcatggtcgaattgctgcaaagaaaccactactaaaggacaccaataataagaagacacttgcttgggccaagaaacacgagcaatggacaaatTGGAGATCTTTGGTTGTAACCGGCATGTCAatctgagacgcggtgtgggtgaacggattatctccgcatgtgtggttcccactgtaaagcatggaggaggaggtgttatggtgtgggggtgcattgctggtgacactgtctgtgatttatttagaattcaaggcacacttaaccagcatggctaccacagcattctccagcgatatgccatcccatctggtttgggcttagtgggactatcatttgtttttcaacaggacaatgacccaccacacctccaggctgtgtaagggctcttttaccaagaaggagcgtgatggagtgctgcatcagatgacctggcctccacaatcccccgatctcaaccaaattgagatggtttggtatgagtcggacggcagagtgaaggaaaagcagccaacaagtgctccgcatatgtgggaactccttcaagactgttggaaaagcattccaggttaagctggttgagagaatggcaagagtgtgcaaagctgtcatcaaggcaaagggtggctatttgaagaatctcaaatataaaatatattttgatttgtctaacaattttggttactacatgattccatatgcgttattcatagttttgatgtcttcactattattatacaatgtagaaaatataaaaatatataatatataaatacttgaatgagtaggtgttctaaaacttttgaccggtagtgtatctatatacataatatgacatttgaaatgtattattttggaacttctgagtgtaatggt from Coregonus clupeaformis isolate EN_2021a chromosome 12, ASM2061545v1, whole genome shotgun sequence includes:
- the LOC121578367 gene encoding monocarboxylate transporter 1, giving the protein MPPAMGGPQGYTPPEGGWGWAVVVGAFISIGFSYAFPKSITVFFKEIEVIFDCSSSQVSWISSIMLAVMYAGGPISSILVNKYGSRPVMMCGGFLSGCGLIAASFCNSVEGLYFCVGVVGGLGLAFNLNPALTMIGKYFYHKRPIANGIAMAGSPVFLSTLAPLNSWFFDQFGWRGSFLILGGLLFNCCVAGSLMRPIGPKPQPSLKSEDAAKESMTCGQKCNSFIDLSLFKHRGFVLYLMGNVIMFFGLFSPLVFLSNFAKSRDIPKEKAAFLLSVLAFVDMVARPSMGIVANTKWIRPRVQYFFACSVLLNGVCHVLAPVSVDYTGFVIYAIFFGFAFGWLSAVLFETLMDLVGTQRFSSAVGLVTIVECGPVLLGPPLLGKFKDIYNDYQYTYQSCGVILIIASVFLFVGMGINYRLLHKEKKEEERKAKLEEKEEESSQDNAAKEASNEGLRAVDEAKTAEDTV